The proteins below are encoded in one region of Candidatus Flexicrinis proximus:
- a CDS encoding argininosuccinate synthase has translation MGKSGIKKAVLAYSGGLDTSVAVHWIRAKYGCEVVCFCADIGQEEELEGLDEKAKNSGASKLYIRDLREEFLRDFVFPTLKSGAVYEREYLLGTSFARPLIAKHLVEIAEIEGADAIAHGCTGKGNDQVRFELTVMALNPKLKVIAPWREWDIRSREDAIAYAAEFNIPVTATTKSIYSRDRNLFHLSHEGGLLENPWNEPEESMYQLTVAPDAAPDKPAVVEIGFEKGVPVSLNGETMDSVALFVKLNKLAGAHGIGRVDIVENRLVGMKSHGVYETPAGTVIHKAHQALESICLDKHTMHYKDFLAVKYAELVYNGLWYTRLREALDAFVDVTQELVSGVVRLKLFKGNIIIAGRKSNFSLYREDYASFGEEDVYDQKDAEGFIQLFGLPMKVEALLNIDGGGKSRYRKPDYSRFKRD, from the coding sequence ATGGGCAAGAGCGGGATCAAGAAGGCGGTACTGGCGTACAGTGGTGGGCTGGACACATCGGTCGCGGTTCATTGGATCCGCGCCAAATATGGGTGCGAAGTGGTGTGCTTCTGTGCCGATATTGGCCAGGAGGAAGAGCTGGAGGGACTCGACGAAAAGGCGAAGAACTCAGGTGCGAGTAAGCTCTACATCCGGGATCTGCGGGAAGAATTCCTGCGGGACTTCGTGTTTCCGACTCTGAAGTCCGGCGCGGTGTACGAGCGTGAGTATCTGCTCGGGACATCGTTTGCGCGGCCGCTGATTGCTAAACACCTGGTCGAGATCGCCGAAATTGAAGGTGCGGACGCCATCGCACATGGCTGCACTGGTAAGGGGAACGACCAAGTGCGGTTTGAACTTACCGTGATGGCGTTGAACCCAAAGCTTAAGGTGATTGCCCCTTGGCGTGAGTGGGACATCCGCAGTCGCGAAGATGCGATTGCCTATGCCGCGGAATTCAACATTCCGGTAACTGCAACGACCAAGTCGATTTACAGCCGTGACCGGAATCTGTTCCATCTCAGCCACGAAGGCGGGCTACTTGAGAACCCATGGAACGAGCCTGAAGAATCGATGTACCAGTTGACGGTCGCGCCGGACGCTGCGCCCGACAAGCCCGCTGTGGTCGAGATCGGCTTCGAAAAAGGTGTACCGGTCAGCCTTAATGGCGAGACGATGGACTCAGTTGCGCTGTTTGTGAAACTCAACAAACTGGCCGGCGCCCACGGGATTGGCCGCGTCGATATTGTCGAGAACCGGTTGGTGGGCATGAAGTCCCACGGCGTCTATGAGACGCCTGCCGGCACCGTGATCCATAAGGCGCACCAGGCGCTTGAATCCATTTGCCTGGACAAGCACACCATGCATTACAAGGATTTTCTAGCCGTGAAATACGCCGAACTGGTCTACAACGGACTCTGGTACACGCGGCTGCGGGAAGCGTTGGACGCCTTTGTCGACGTGACCCAGGAATTGGTGAGCGGTGTTGTCCGGCTGAAGCTGTTTAAAGGCAACATAATCATTGCAGGACGCAAGAGCAACTTCAGCCTTTACCGCGAGGATTACGCTTCATTCGGCGAGGAAGATGTCTACGACCAGAAGGATGCCGAGGGCTTCATCCAGCTCTTCGGACTGCCGATGAAGGTCGAAGCACTGCTGAATATCGATGGCGGAGGCAAGAGCCGTTATCGCAAGCCGGACTACAGCCGCTTTAAGCGCGACTAG
- a CDS encoding SH3 domain-containing protein produces the protein MKMRIALAAILALTALFAIGVPAQAQATNTVTWLAQYYNNVFLSGVTPAYQTQVYNGLNLDFGAGSPDAAIQADNFSARFTTDAFFSAGTYRFSIRADDEFSFRVNDVIVLSTLDAGQPNTILTVDLPLSGSAHLQLDYRERSGGALVSLSWVDVNAQAVNVPTGTWLAEYFPNQFLSQPTAAIFNESSPSHNWGFSAPLPSMPAEYWSARWRTSQSFAAGTYRFTVRADDGVRVYVDNVVIIDRFSESPGAENVADYTISAGSHVITVEYVELFNNAFIDFKIEQISSPNVTPSQPGAATATVNTFILNVRNVPSTNNSFIITKIRRGEVYPVVGSTSDKAWYKLNVNGTEGWVSGSYILLNNAQSVPNLQDTPTLNIPAGSVATQGIRVNFRNGPSTDGTEILTIIPTYTIVRVVGRNTASSWLQVEYNGRIGWGLATLFYSPTPLNYGAIPVTG, from the coding sequence ATGAAGATGCGCATTGCCCTCGCAGCCATACTGGCGCTCACCGCGCTGTTTGCGATCGGAGTGCCTGCCCAAGCGCAGGCCACCAATACCGTGACCTGGCTGGCACAGTACTACAACAACGTCTTTTTGTCCGGCGTCACACCGGCGTATCAGACCCAGGTCTACAACGGGCTGAACCTGGACTTTGGCGCGGGTTCGCCCGATGCTGCAATACAGGCCGATAACTTCTCGGCGCGGTTCACCACGGACGCATTTTTCTCGGCTGGGACGTACCGGTTCAGCATCCGTGCTGACGACGAGTTCTCCTTCAGGGTGAACGATGTCATCGTCCTGTCGACACTTGACGCAGGACAGCCAAACACCATCCTCACGGTCGATCTCCCCTTAAGCGGCAGCGCGCATTTGCAGCTGGACTACCGCGAACGGAGCGGCGGGGCGCTGGTATCCCTCAGCTGGGTTGACGTTAACGCGCAGGCTGTCAATGTCCCAACAGGGACATGGCTGGCGGAGTACTTCCCGAATCAGTTCCTATCTCAGCCAACTGCGGCGATCTTCAATGAGTCGAGCCCGTCCCACAACTGGGGATTCTCCGCACCACTCCCGAGTATGCCCGCTGAGTATTGGTCGGCAAGGTGGCGCACGTCGCAGAGTTTCGCGGCAGGGACATACCGGTTCACCGTTCGGGCAGACGATGGTGTCAGAGTCTATGTAGACAATGTGGTGATTATCGACCGGTTCTCGGAGTCTCCGGGTGCGGAGAATGTGGCCGATTACACGATTTCCGCAGGAAGTCATGTGATCACCGTCGAGTATGTTGAGCTTTTCAACAACGCGTTCATCGACTTCAAGATCGAGCAAATCAGCTCGCCTAACGTCACTCCGTCGCAGCCGGGTGCTGCAACTGCTACCGTCAACACGTTTATCCTCAACGTTCGCAACGTGCCGTCGACCAACAATTCGTTCATCATTACCAAGATCCGCCGCGGCGAGGTCTACCCGGTGGTTGGCAGCACCAGTGACAAGGCGTGGTATAAGCTGAATGTGAACGGGACGGAAGGATGGGTAAGCGGAAGCTACATCTTGCTGAACAACGCGCAGAGTGTTCCGAACCTGCAGGATACGCCAACGCTCAACATCCCTGCCGGATCTGTCGCTACACAGGGGATCCGCGTGAATTTCCGGAACGGGCCGAGCACAGACGGCACAGAAATTCTTACCATCATTCCAACCTACACGATTGTCCGCGTCGTGGGCCGTAATACCGCGTCAAGCTGGCTGCAGGTGGAGTATAATGGGCGTATAGGCTGGGGCCTCGCCACGCTGTTTTACTCACCGACGCCGCTCAATTACGGAGCGATCCCCGTTACCGGCTAA